The following are encoded in a window of Acidobacteriota bacterium genomic DNA:
- the frr gene encoding ribosome recycling factor encodes MATAEIIKDTKSRMDKAIEDFKHKLTTVRTGRASVSLLDGVTVEYYGTPTPLNQVATINAPEASMLTVQPFDPSLVNDIDKAIRASDLGFNPSNDGKLVRVPIPPLTEERRKQMVKVTHEMAEEHRTSIRNVRRDANDKLKKALKDKTISEDDEKRSLEEVQKLTDQAIAKVAELLDHKEKEIMKV; translated from the coding sequence ATGGCAACAGCAGAGATCATCAAAGACACAAAATCCCGCATGGACAAAGCCATCGAGGATTTCAAACACAAATTGACGACAGTTCGCACCGGGCGGGCCTCTGTCAGCTTGCTGGATGGAGTGACGGTTGAGTACTACGGCACGCCGACGCCACTCAATCAGGTGGCGACGATCAACGCGCCCGAAGCATCCATGCTTACGGTTCAGCCGTTTGATCCTTCACTGGTCAATGACATTGATAAAGCAATTCGCGCCTCCGACCTTGGCTTTAACCCCTCAAACGACGGCAAGCTGGTTAGAGTGCCGATTCCGCCGCTGACCGAAGAGCGACGCAAACAGATGGTCAAAGTCACGCACGAAATGGCCGAAGAGCACCGAACCTCTATTCGCAACGTTCGCCGCGATGCGAATGACAAACTGAAAAAGGCGCTCAAAGACAAAACCATTTCCGAAGACGATGAAAAACGCAGCCTGGAGGAAGTGCAAAAACTGACCGATCAGGCAATCGCCAAAGTCGCCGAACTGTTGGATCACAAAGAAAAAGAAATCATGAAAGTTTGA
- a CDS encoding UMP kinase — protein sequence MSDSSETKQPAYGRILLKLSGEALMGDGGYGIDPKVVIRIAQEVKDVHDLGVEVALVVGGGNIFRGLSASAMGIDRASADYMGMLATVMNAIALQDGLEKVGVFTRVVSAIEMREVAEPFIRRRAVRHLEKGRVVIFAAGTGNPYFTTDSAAALRALEVKADVLMKATGVGGIYTADPRKDANAVKIDELSYMRVLQEELAVMDASAISLCKDNRLPILVFSMNEPGNIKRAVLGERIGSIVRPDGEIKI from the coding sequence GTGTCAGATTCATCCGAAACAAAACAACCCGCCTACGGTCGCATTCTGCTAAAACTCAGCGGTGAAGCTCTGATGGGCGACGGCGGTTATGGCATTGATCCGAAGGTGGTCATTCGCATTGCGCAGGAAGTCAAGGATGTTCACGACCTGGGCGTGGAAGTTGCGCTGGTTGTCGGTGGCGGCAACATCTTTCGCGGCTTGAGCGCCAGTGCAATGGGCATTGATCGCGCCTCGGCAGATTACATGGGAATGCTGGCCACAGTGATGAATGCAATTGCGTTGCAGGATGGATTGGAAAAAGTCGGTGTGTTTACTCGCGTGGTGTCGGCAATCGAAATGCGCGAAGTCGCCGAACCCTTCATTCGCCGCCGCGCGGTTCGTCATCTGGAAAAAGGCCGCGTTGTTATCTTCGCCGCCGGAACCGGCAATCCGTATTTCACTACGGATTCGGCTGCGGCCTTGCGCGCGTTGGAAGTCAAAGCCGATGTGCTGATGAAAGCTACAGGTGTCGGCGGAATTTATACTGCCGACCCGCGCAAAGACGCCAACGCAGTCAAAATTGACGAATTGAGTTACATGCGTGTGTTGCAAGAGGAACTGGCTGTGATGGATGCTTCGGCCATCTCGTTGTGCAAAGACAATCGCTTGCCAATTCTGGTCTTCAGCATGAACGAGCCGGGCAACATCAAACGAGCGGTGTTGGGTGAGCGAATAGGTTCCATCGTCAGGCCCGATGGTGAAATCAAAATATAG
- a CDS encoding VWA domain-containing protein, whose protein sequence is MNFGFQPNRIFAAFGILTILVFAAYGQGIIFPRPCERPIPRCAPPPQVPQQPLKVKTIKFTTKITDQAAVTHVEQVFENDTPFVLEGIYFFPLPENVSITEFAMWDGDKRLVGEVRSKEEARRIYDNIVRARRDPALLEYAGKNLFQASVFPIQPNSDKKVELTYSQALTGESGTVAYRYPLGTGWKANGFVPMPPRPVPMPGIREQSRSVQPPRNGPGSISAQIEITSNVPIKGVYSPSHEIEVKREGERRAKISFEARSNAAQSDFQLFYNLSEQDFGVSLLTYREPGKDGYFLLLVSPKAKLDENNVVAKDIVFVMDTSGSMSDDNKIEKAKAALRYGVNSLDVRDRFNIVSFAGEDHLLSEQLLAGGEEGKRQAREFIDRMKPAGGTNINDALISAFKLIQKSDRTRMIVLVTDGQPTVGESQPKRILENVRQANKNQIRLFTFGVGYDVNTILLDGLANENRGAVAYIEPNEDLEVKVSSFFAKVNHPVLSNLSINWAGLETDLVYPRTLPDLFHGSQLVLVGRYKGHAKDHRLTLLGDVNGQNRHFVYEDLSFPEKQAKNEFLANLWAMRRVGHLLDQIRANGESKELRDEIVELGTRYGIVTPYTSYLVLEPGMRVAGMPGTVNETVMIPSERKSYDALGHANAPPAPMSRAASGQGAVQLSKEKEELLRADKLTPTRSSQGVMRQASGKTFYLRDEVWTDSEFKAEDKFPIVMLKFGSNEFFGLIGKEPKLADCFALGERVVVVWNGKVYKVEP, encoded by the coding sequence ATGAACTTCGGTTTTCAGCCAAATAGAATTTTTGCAGCTTTTGGAATCCTGACAATTCTGGTTTTTGCCGCGTATGGTCAAGGGATCATTTTTCCCAGACCCTGCGAACGCCCTATTCCTCGTTGTGCGCCGCCGCCGCAAGTTCCTCAGCAGCCGTTGAAAGTCAAAACCATTAAGTTCACCACCAAAATCACGGATCAGGCTGCGGTCACGCACGTCGAGCAGGTTTTTGAAAACGACACGCCTTTTGTGCTCGAAGGAATCTACTTTTTCCCGCTGCCCGAAAATGTCTCCATCACGGAGTTCGCCATGTGGGATGGCGACAAGCGTTTGGTTGGCGAAGTTCGGTCAAAGGAAGAAGCTCGGCGAATTTACGACAATATCGTCAGGGCGCGGCGCGATCCGGCGCTATTGGAATACGCAGGCAAAAATCTGTTTCAGGCAAGCGTTTTTCCCATACAACCGAACAGCGATAAAAAGGTTGAATTGACTTATAGCCAGGCGTTGACCGGAGAAAGCGGCACGGTTGCATATCGCTACCCGCTCGGCACGGGATGGAAGGCAAATGGTTTTGTGCCGATGCCACCGCGCCCGGTTCCAATGCCGGGTATCAGAGAGCAAAGCCGCTCTGTTCAACCGCCGCGCAATGGGCCGGGAAGTATTTCGGCGCAAATTGAAATTACCTCGAATGTTCCGATCAAAGGCGTTTACTCACCTTCGCACGAAATCGAAGTCAAGCGGGAAGGGGAGCGTCGAGCCAAAATCAGTTTTGAAGCGCGTTCAAATGCCGCTCAATCGGATTTTCAGCTTTTTTACAACCTGTCCGAACAGGATTTCGGCGTTTCGTTGTTAACCTATCGCGAACCCGGAAAAGATGGGTATTTCCTGCTGCTGGTTTCACCGAAGGCAAAACTTGATGAGAACAATGTCGTTGCCAAGGACATCGTCTTTGTGATGGATACGTCCGGCTCAATGAGCGATGACAACAAAATAGAAAAGGCCAAAGCAGCATTGCGGTATGGCGTGAATTCGCTGGATGTGCGCGACCGCTTCAACATCGTTTCCTTTGCCGGGGAAGATCATTTGCTGAGCGAACAGTTGCTGGCAGGGGGTGAGGAAGGAAAGCGGCAAGCGCGTGAATTCATTGACCGCATGAAACCGGCTGGAGGCACGAACATCAACGACGCGCTGATTTCGGCGTTCAAGCTCATACAAAAGAGCGACCGCACGCGAATGATCGTCCTGGTCACAGACGGCCAGCCCACCGTCGGAGAAAGCCAGCCGAAACGAATTCTGGAAAACGTGCGGCAAGCGAACAAGAACCAGATTCGGTTGTTTACCTTCGGCGTCGGATACGATGTGAACACGATCCTGCTGGACGGGCTGGCCAACGAAAATCGTGGCGCAGTCGCTTACATCGAGCCGAATGAAGATTTGGAGGTGAAAGTTTCGAGTTTCTTTGCAAAGGTCAATCATCCGGTTTTGAGCAATCTTTCGATCAACTGGGCCGGATTGGAAACCGATCTGGTTTACCCGCGGACGCTGCCGGATTTATTTCATGGCTCGCAGTTAGTGCTGGTTGGCCGTTACAAAGGCCACGCCAAAGACCATCGTTTGACTTTGCTGGGGGATGTCAACGGACAGAACCGGCATTTCGTTTATGAAGACCTTTCGTTTCCCGAAAAACAGGCCAAGAACGAATTCCTGGCCAATTTGTGGGCGATGCGCCGCGTAGGCCATCTGCTTGATCAAATTCGCGCAAACGGAGAATCAAAAGAGTTGCGTGATGAGATCGTTGAGCTTGGGACGCGTTACGGCATCGTCACTCCATACACGTCGTATCTGGTGTTAGAACCGGGAATGCGCGTTGCCGGAATGCCTGGAACAGTGAATGAAACGGTAATGATTCCGTCAGAAAGAAAATCTTACGACGCCCTGGGCCACGCGAACGCTCCGCCTGCTCCGATGTCGCGTGCGGCGTCTGGACAGGGAGCCGTTCAACTCAGCAAAGAGAAGGAAGAATTGCTCCGCGCCGACAAACTTACGCCAACCCGTTCGTCTCAAGGCGTAATGCGGCAAGCGTCGGGCAAGACGTTTTATTTACGCGATGAGGTTTGGACAGACAGCGAGTTCAAAGCAGAAGACAAGTTCCCGATTGTAATGCTGAAATTCGGATCGAATGAATTCTTTGGTTTAATCGGGAAAGAGCCGAAACTGGCCGATTGTTTCGCGTTGGGCGAACGAGTCGTGGTTGTCTGGAACGGCAAGGTTTACAAGGTCGAACCCTGA